The Streptomyces clavuligerus genome includes a region encoding these proteins:
- a CDS encoding terpene synthase family protein produces the protein MTQPAFHMPFTARTNPHLERTRRWLRQWAHRIGLLDPEYTTPWPEQWSERKFEEADFALWTAMTHPDIDADELNLVTGWHVALWFVDDLALPLFGRIDDRAAAQRQVDRLLEFLPVDALPRPLLVPRNPVERAFAELWPRTAPSMTPVWRLRFRGDVERFLRGVLREIDRPAHENGEGAGGRAADPIEYVQDRREFGGLPMTSTLMEHGQQEIPEHIYRLRSFQSALRAFADVISLHNDIVSYEREIAEGTVDNNGVEVLRRALGCDLQQATTALNAMLTGRVDTLRHMVGTELPRVLGDEHLPERLAARITGYLETLTTATAGSYAWHDLTGRFRQSAAPARTLVPHGPTGFGTSAARLARTASG, from the coding sequence ATGACACAGCCCGCCTTCCATATGCCGTTCACCGCCCGGACCAACCCCCATCTGGAGCGGACCCGCCGCTGGCTGAGGCAGTGGGCCCACCGGATCGGGTTGTTGGACCCCGAGTACACCACCCCCTGGCCCGAGCAGTGGAGCGAACGGAAGTTCGAGGAGGCGGACTTCGCGCTGTGGACGGCGATGACGCACCCCGACATCGACGCGGACGAACTGAACCTGGTCACCGGCTGGCATGTGGCCCTGTGGTTCGTCGACGATCTCGCCCTCCCGCTGTTCGGGCGGATCGACGACCGCGCCGCCGCCCAGCGGCAGGTGGACCGTCTGCTGGAGTTCCTGCCGGTCGACGCCCTGCCCCGACCGCTGCTGGTGCCGCGGAACCCGGTGGAGCGGGCGTTCGCCGAGTTATGGCCCCGGACGGCGCCCTCGATGACACCGGTCTGGCGGCTGCGCTTCCGGGGTGACGTCGAGCGCTTCCTCAGGGGCGTGCTCCGGGAGATCGACCGGCCCGCGCACGAGAACGGGGAGGGGGCGGGGGGCCGGGCCGCCGACCCGATCGAGTATGTCCAGGACCGCCGGGAGTTCGGCGGGTTGCCCATGACCAGCACGCTCATGGAGCACGGACAGCAGGAGATCCCGGAGCACATCTACCGTCTGCGTTCCTTCCAGAGCGCCCTGCGCGCCTTCGCCGATGTCATCAGCCTGCACAACGACATCGTCTCCTACGAGCGCGAGATCGCCGAGGGCACCGTGGACAACAACGGCGTCGAGGTGCTGCGCAGGGCCCTGGGATGCGATCTCCAGCAGGCGACCACCGCCCTGAACGCCATGCTCACCGGTCGCGTCGACACCCTGCGGCACATGGTCGGCACCGAACTGCCCCGTGTTCTGGGGGACGAGCACCTGCCCGAGCGGCTCGCCGCCCGGATCACCGGATATCTGGAGACACTGACGACGGCCACCGCCGGGTCCTACGCCTGGCACGATCTGACCGGCCGCTTCCGTCAGTCCGCCGCCCCCGCGCGGACCCTCGTTCCGCACGGCCCCACCGGCTTCGGCACCTCGGCCGCCCGCCTCGCGCGGACCGCGTCCGGATAG
- a CDS encoding RNA methyltransferase: protein MSAVQRITSRNARFQQWEALLGNRRKRGSLRAFLVQGVRPISLAVEHGWPIDALLHDDRRKLSDWARELLRTVRAERFALAPELLADLGGKTEGAPELIAVVGMPADGLDRIEVGPDFLGVLFDRPTSPGNIGSVIRSADAFGAHGMIVTGHAADLYDPKSVRATTGSLFSLPAVRVPAPDEVMTWVERQRAAGLPLVLVGTDEKGDADVYDFDLTQPVLLLVGNETSGLSSAWRERCDAMVGIPMTGAASSLNAATAATAVLYEASRQRTAAVRRGR, encoded by the coding sequence ATGTCGGCCGTGCAGCGGATAACCTCCCGCAACGCCCGGTTCCAGCAGTGGGAGGCCCTGCTCGGCAATCGGAGGAAACGGGGCAGCCTCCGCGCGTTCCTGGTCCAGGGCGTACGGCCGATCTCGCTCGCGGTCGAACACGGCTGGCCCATCGACGCGCTGCTCCACGACGACCGCCGGAAGCTGTCCGACTGGGCACGCGAACTGCTGCGCACCGTCAGGGCCGAACGGTTCGCCCTGGCCCCCGAGTTGCTCGCCGACCTGGGCGGGAAGACCGAGGGCGCACCCGAGCTGATCGCCGTCGTCGGCATGCCCGCGGACGGCCTGGACCGGATCGAGGTCGGGCCGGACTTCCTGGGCGTGCTCTTCGACCGCCCCACCAGCCCCGGCAACATCGGCAGCGTCATCCGCTCGGCGGACGCCTTCGGCGCCCACGGCATGATCGTCACGGGCCACGCGGCCGATCTGTACGACCCGAAGAGCGTCCGGGCGACAACGGGTTCGCTGTTCTCCCTGCCCGCCGTCCGGGTGCCCGCCCCCGACGAGGTCATGACCTGGGTGGAACGGCAGCGCGCCGCGGGTCTGCCGCTCGTCCTGGTGGGTACCGACGAGAAGGGCGACGCGGACGTCTACGACTTCGACCTCACCCAGCCGGTGCTGCTGCTGGTGGGGAACGAGACATCAGGGCTGTCCAGCGCCTGGCGGGAACGGTGCGATGCCATGGTCGGCATCCCCATGACCGGCGCGGCCAGCTCCCTGAACGCGGCGACCGCCGCGACCGCCGTCCTCTACGAGGCGTCCCGGCAGCGGACCGCCGCCGTGAGGCGGGGCCGCTGA
- a CDS encoding macrolide family glycosyltransferase, with protein MSRSRSRRRAHIAMVGIPAVSHVLPGLAVIRELVARGHRVSYANDPAVAGLIAPTGAEFVECVSVLPVADNNWPEDPVAVMDLFLDNAVRALPQLRAAYRDDPADLYLYDIGGYAARALAETQDRPLLQLSPTFVAWDGYDQEVAAPLRRLPGADAHRARFARWLADCGASTTDPDAFPGRPSRALALITRAMQPHADRVDTDTVTFVGPCFEAAADTAGHVTADGVWEGTAGGGAGWTRPADAENVLLISLGSAFTRRPEFYRQCLAAYGDLPGWHVVLQIGRYTDPRELGAVPANVEIHSWVPQRAILEQADAFVTHAGMGGCGEGLLAGVPMIAVPQAAEQFLNADRLVELGVARRVDTAEATAETLRTALNDLVTDGEVARRSALLSARARAEGGTPRAADLIEDLLD; from the coding sequence ATGTCCCGTTCCCGTTCCCGTCGCCGTGCCCATATCGCGATGGTCGGCATCCCCGCCGTCAGCCATGTCCTGCCGGGCCTCGCGGTCATCCGCGAGCTGGTGGCCCGCGGCCACCGGGTCAGCTACGCCAACGACCCGGCGGTGGCCGGGCTGATCGCGCCCACCGGCGCCGAGTTCGTCGAGTGCGTCTCCGTACTGCCGGTCGCCGACAACAACTGGCCCGAGGACCCCGTCGCCGTGATGGATCTCTTCCTCGACAACGCCGTCCGGGCACTGCCCCAACTGCGGGCCGCCTACCGGGACGACCCGGCGGACCTGTATCTGTACGACATCGGCGGCTACGCCGCGCGCGCCCTCGCCGAGACGCAGGACCGGCCCCTGCTGCAACTGTCCCCGACGTTCGTGGCCTGGGACGGCTACGACCAGGAGGTGGCGGCCCCGCTCCGGCGGCTGCCGGGCGCCGACGCCCACCGGGCCAGGTTCGCCCGGTGGCTCGCCGACTGCGGGGCGTCCACCACCGACCCGGACGCCTTCCCCGGCCGTCCGTCGCGGGCCCTGGCCCTGATCACCCGGGCGATGCAGCCGCACGCCGACCGGGTCGACACCGACACGGTGACCTTCGTCGGCCCCTGCTTCGAGGCGGCGGCGGACACCGCGGGGCATGTGACGGCCGACGGCGTCTGGGAGGGCACCGCGGGCGGCGGCGCGGGCTGGACCCGCCCGGCGGACGCCGAGAACGTGCTGCTGATCTCCCTGGGCTCGGCGTTCACCCGCCGGCCGGAGTTCTACCGCCAGTGCCTCGCGGCCTACGGCGATCTGCCCGGCTGGCATGTCGTCCTCCAGATCGGCAGGTACACCGACCCCCGGGAACTCGGCGCCGTCCCCGCCAACGTCGAGATCCACTCCTGGGTCCCGCAGCGGGCGATCCTGGAGCAGGCGGACGCCTTCGTCACCCACGCCGGTATGGGCGGCTGCGGCGAAGGACTGCTCGCGGGCGTCCCGATGATCGCCGTGCCCCAGGCCGCCGAACAGTTCCTGAACGCCGACCGGCTCGTGGAACTGGGCGTGGCCCGCCGCGTCGACACCGCCGAAGCCACCGCCGAAACCCTGCGGACGGCCCTGAACGACCTGGTCACCGATGGAGAGGTCGCCCGTCGCTCGGCACTGCTGAGCGCCCGGGCACGGGCCGAGGGCGGCACCCCGCGCGCCGCCGACCTCATCGAGGACCTGCTGGACTGA
- a CDS encoding CatB-related O-acetyltransferase: protein MPVPADPTALHPMPEQPRVVLLRPLVTSPLIEVGEYSYYDDPDDPTAFETRNVLYHYGPEKLIIGKFCALGTGVRFIMNGANHRMDGPSTFPFPAMGGSWSDHFDLLTGLPGRGDTVVGNDVWFGHGTTVLPGVRIGHGAIIGTGSVVTSDVPDYGIVGGNPARLIRTRYSAEDVARLLAVAWWDWPAEHITDQVRTIMSGSIDELEAAAPAAPRG from the coding sequence ATGCCTGTGCCCGCCGACCCGACGGCCCTGCACCCCATGCCCGAGCAACCGCGGGTGGTGCTGCTCAGACCGCTGGTGACCTCCCCGCTGATCGAGGTCGGGGAGTACTCCTACTACGACGACCCGGACGACCCGACCGCGTTCGAGACCCGCAATGTGCTCTACCACTACGGGCCCGAGAAGCTGATCATCGGCAAGTTCTGCGCGCTGGGCACCGGGGTCCGGTTCATCATGAACGGTGCCAACCACCGGATGGACGGCCCCTCCACCTTCCCCTTCCCCGCCATGGGCGGCTCCTGGTCGGACCACTTCGACCTGCTCACCGGCCTGCCCGGCCGAGGGGACACCGTCGTCGGCAACGACGTCTGGTTCGGCCACGGCACGACGGTCCTGCCCGGCGTGCGGATCGGCCACGGCGCGATCATCGGCACCGGCTCCGTGGTCACCTCGGACGTGCCCGACTACGGGATCGTCGGCGGCAACCCGGCCCGGCTCATCCGGACCCGGTACAGCGCGGAGGACGTCGCCCGGCTGCTCGCCGTGGCCTGGTGGGACTGGCCCGCGGAGCACATCACCGACCAGGTACGGACGATCATGTCGGGCAGCATCGACGAACTGGAGGCCGCGGCCCCGGCCGCCCCGCGCGGATGA
- the lanL gene encoding class IV lanthionine synthetase LanL yields the protein MTSDTTEAELEDLLRQALDTTGTGASWTTETDEMWCQVTPRSGNRRAQGWKLHVSATVTSAPTVLARALDVLLREKSAFKFARSLDQVGTLNSRATPRGNSGKFITVYPCSDTGAARLAQELHRVTAGLPGPRILSDQPYAVRSLVHYRYGSFVGRRRLSEQGLLVWFIEDPDGNPVEDKRTGQYSPPSWAVSPFPALVPAPPRPADAASGPVLLGGRFSVREAIRHTNKGGVYRGTDVHTGAPVVIKETRPHVEADASGGDVRDWLRAEARTLEKLRGTGLAPEPLALFEHGGHLFLAQEEVPGVPLRTWVAEHFRDAGGERYGADAPEQAVRLVELVAAAHAHGCVLRDFTPGNVMVRPDGELRLIDLELAALTDGTALPTRVGTPCFSAPERLVDAPVSPTADYYSLGATICFVLAGKVPNLLPEKPADRSAERRLADWLAACTGPLRLPDAVVDMVLGLMRDDPAERWDPGRARAALREAYPARDGEGQDHGPPHRAAPEHGAPSPSTPVPGTPVRQAPVRQAPFHEVRDDELRDTIAGIVDHLVDSMTPEDDRRLWPVSTMAGETDPCTVQQGAAGVLAVLTRYGELTGDPRLPDLISTAGHWIADRTDTRSVRPGLHFGGRGTAWALYDAGRAVGDRGLVEHALALALAPQHATPSHDITHGTAGSGLAALHLWSRTGDPRLAERVVDAAGRLAAAAQHGPFGVSWPVPAEAVSEETGKRYLGFAHGLAGIGCFLLGASALSGCGEHRELAVRAGEHLLSEVVLVGGEAQWPTQAGDAPTAAYWCHGTAGIGAFLIRLWQVTGDDRFGDLARRGTRAVTERASRAPVSQCHGLAGNGDFLLDVADATGEPVHRARAGQLARLILAERAHRDGHVVFPNEYGETSTGWSDGAAGILAFLLRFRHADPRHWMVQLPV from the coding sequence ATGACAAGCGACACCACCGAAGCCGAGTTGGAAGACCTTCTTCGACAGGCGCTGGACACCACGGGCACGGGCGCGAGCTGGACGACCGAAACGGACGAGATGTGGTGCCAGGTCACGCCCCGGTCCGGGAACCGGCGCGCACAGGGGTGGAAACTGCACGTGTCCGCCACGGTCACCTCCGCGCCGACGGTCCTCGCCCGAGCCCTGGACGTCCTGCTGCGGGAGAAGTCCGCGTTCAAGTTCGCCCGCTCGCTCGACCAGGTCGGCACACTCAACTCCCGCGCCACCCCCCGGGGGAACTCGGGCAAGTTCATCACCGTCTACCCCTGTTCGGACACCGGAGCGGCCCGGCTGGCACAGGAGCTGCACCGGGTCACGGCAGGGCTGCCGGGACCCCGCATCCTGTCCGACCAGCCCTACGCCGTACGCAGCCTGGTGCACTACCGCTACGGGTCCTTCGTCGGCCGGCGGCGGCTGTCGGAACAGGGCCTGCTGGTGTGGTTCATCGAGGACCCCGACGGCAATCCCGTCGAGGACAAGCGCACCGGCCAGTACTCCCCGCCGTCCTGGGCGGTCTCCCCGTTCCCCGCCCTCGTGCCCGCCCCGCCGCGCCCGGCGGACGCCGCGAGCGGCCCGGTGCTGCTCGGCGGTCGCTTCTCGGTACGGGAGGCGATCCGGCACACCAACAAGGGCGGTGTCTACCGGGGCACGGACGTCCACACGGGCGCCCCTGTGGTGATCAAGGAGACCCGGCCGCATGTGGAGGCCGACGCCTCCGGCGGCGATGTCCGCGACTGGCTGCGTGCCGAGGCCCGCACGCTGGAGAAGCTCAGGGGCACCGGGCTGGCTCCGGAGCCGCTGGCGCTCTTCGAGCACGGCGGGCATCTGTTCCTGGCGCAGGAGGAGGTGCCGGGCGTCCCGCTGCGCACCTGGGTCGCCGAGCACTTCCGCGACGCCGGGGGCGAGCGGTACGGCGCCGACGCGCCGGAGCAGGCCGTACGGCTGGTGGAGCTGGTCGCGGCGGCCCATGCCCACGGCTGTGTCCTGCGGGACTTCACCCCGGGCAATGTCATGGTCCGCCCGGACGGCGAACTGCGCCTCATCGATCTGGAACTCGCCGCTCTGACGGATGGAACGGCCCTGCCGACCCGGGTGGGCACACCCTGTTTCAGCGCCCCCGAACGCCTGGTCGACGCCCCCGTCTCGCCGACGGCCGACTACTACAGCCTCGGCGCCACCATCTGTTTCGTCCTGGCCGGGAAGGTGCCGAACCTGCTGCCCGAGAAGCCCGCCGACCGCAGCGCGGAGCGGCGGCTCGCCGACTGGCTGGCCGCGTGTACCGGGCCGCTCCGGCTGCCGGACGCGGTGGTGGACATGGTCCTCGGACTGATGAGGGACGATCCCGCAGAGCGCTGGGACCCGGGCCGGGCCCGCGCGGCCCTGCGCGAGGCGTACCCGGCGCGGGACGGCGAAGGGCAGGATCACGGACCGCCGCATCGCGCGGCGCCGGAGCACGGAGCGCCGTCGCCCAGTACACCCGTCCCCGGCACACCCGTCCGCCAAGCGCCCGTCCGCCAAGCGCCCTTCCACGAGGTGCGGGACGACGAGCTGCGGGACACCATCGCCGGGATCGTGGACCACCTCGTCGACTCGATGACCCCGGAGGACGACCGGCGGCTGTGGCCCGTGTCCACCATGGCGGGGGAGACCGACCCCTGTACCGTGCAGCAGGGCGCGGCCGGTGTCCTGGCCGTCCTGACGCGGTACGGCGAACTCACCGGAGATCCCCGCCTGCCCGACCTGATCTCCACCGCGGGCCACTGGATCGCGGACCGCACCGACACCCGTTCCGTCCGCCCCGGGCTGCACTTCGGCGGCCGGGGAACCGCCTGGGCCCTGTACGACGCCGGACGGGCCGTCGGCGACCGGGGGCTCGTCGAACACGCGCTGGCCCTGGCGCTGGCACCGCAGCACGCCACACCCAGCCATGACATCACCCACGGCACCGCGGGCAGCGGACTCGCCGCCCTCCATCTCTGGTCCCGCACCGGCGATCCGCGCCTCGCCGAACGGGTCGTCGACGCGGCCGGCCGGCTGGCCGCCGCCGCGCAGCACGGCCCGTTCGGGGTGAGCTGGCCGGTTCCCGCCGAAGCCGTCTCCGAGGAGACCGGCAAGCGCTATCTCGGCTTCGCCCACGGGCTCGCGGGCATCGGCTGCTTCCTCCTCGGCGCCTCGGCCCTCTCGGGCTGCGGCGAACACCGGGAGCTGGCCGTGCGGGCCGGGGAGCACCTGCTCTCGGAGGTGGTCCTCGTCGGTGGGGAGGCCCAGTGGCCCACGCAGGCCGGGGACGCGCCCACGGCTGCGTACTGGTGCCACGGCACGGCGGGCATCGGCGCCTTCCTCATCCGGCTGTGGCAGGTCACCGGCGACGACAGATTCGGTGACCTCGCCCGCCGCGGGACGCGCGCCGTCACGGAACGCGCCTCCCGCGCCCCTGTCAGCCAGTGCCACGGCCTGGCGGGCAACGGCGACTTCCTGCTGGACGTCGCCGACGCCACGGGCGAGCCCGTCCACCGCGCCAGGGCCGGGCAGCTCGCCCGCCTCATTCTCGCCGAACGAGCCCACCGCGACGGCCATGTCGTCTTCCCCAACGAGTACGGGGAGACATCGACGGGCTGGAGCGACGGGGCCGCCGGAATCCTGGCCTTCCTGCTCAGGTTCCGCCACGCAGACCCCCGGCACTGGATGGTCCAGTTGCCGGTTTGA
- a CDS encoding VenA family class IV lanthipeptide, whose product MENHDLDLLARLHALPETDPVGVDGEAFANTCACVGLLTLLNSVCIGITC is encoded by the coding sequence ATGGAGAACCACGACCTCGACCTGCTGGCCCGCCTGCACGCCCTGCCGGAGACGGACCCGGTCGGTGTCGACGGCGAGGCGTTCGCCAACACCTGCGCCTGCGTCGGTCTGCTGACCCTCCTCAACAGCGTCTGCATCGGCATCACCTGCTGA
- a CDS encoding ABC transporter ATP-binding protein gives MQPPAGDDVPTRTSRTPRAPRPPTARAAPHPPAHPAPEQAPAICARGLVKSYPGPEGTTTYAVHGLDLDVYQGETFAFLGPNGAGKSTTIALLCALARPTAGRATVAGADVLTRSRRVREQVGLLFQHSALDPDLTVEQNLHIHARLYGMRRGRARLRAAEVLETAGLTDRRHAPVRTLSGGMRRRLEIARGLLHAPRVLFLDEPTTGLDPHARAQVWEHLRTLRDRDGSTLFVTTHYLEEAENCDRIAIIDRGRLVAQGTPRALKAAIGDDRVTLRTSDDMTARQVVHRRAPTARAVAVDTGGICLRVPDGSVWVPRLCAALEGHGIAVHAASATPPTLDDVFFHHTGRSLHTVRPPGRAAAADPPPFTTGTGAGTGAGAGNGTGNGNGGGAGAGAGAGKGGGPGNDGSGSGTMAETGGGR, from the coding sequence ATGCAGCCACCCGCCGGTGACGACGTGCCCACCCGAACGTCCCGCACACCGCGAGCGCCCCGCCCGCCGACCGCCCGCGCCGCCCCGCACCCCCCGGCGCACCCCGCTCCCGAGCAGGCGCCCGCCATCTGCGCGCGCGGTCTGGTCAAGAGCTACCCGGGCCCCGAGGGCACCACCACGTACGCCGTGCACGGCCTGGACCTGGATGTGTACCAGGGGGAGACCTTCGCCTTCCTCGGCCCGAACGGCGCCGGGAAGTCCACCACCATCGCCCTGCTGTGCGCCCTGGCCCGCCCCACCGCCGGGCGGGCCACGGTGGCGGGCGCCGATGTGCTCACCCGGTCCCGGAGGGTCAGGGAGCAGGTCGGCCTGCTCTTCCAGCACAGCGCCCTGGACCCGGACCTGACCGTCGAACAGAACCTCCACATCCACGCGCGTCTCTACGGGATGCGACGGGGCCGCGCCCGGCTGCGCGCGGCGGAGGTGCTGGAGACCGCCGGGCTGACCGACCGCCGCCACGCCCCCGTACGCACCCTGTCGGGCGGTATGCGGCGCCGTCTGGAGATCGCCCGCGGACTGCTGCACGCCCCCCGTGTGCTGTTCCTGGACGAGCCCACCACCGGGCTCGACCCGCATGCCCGCGCCCAGGTCTGGGAGCACCTGCGCACCCTGCGCGACCGCGACGGCAGCACGCTCTTCGTCACCACCCACTATCTGGAGGAGGCGGAGAACTGCGACCGCATCGCCATCATCGACCGCGGCCGTCTGGTGGCGCAGGGCACGCCCCGCGCGCTGAAGGCCGCCATCGGGGACGACCGGGTCACGCTGCGCACCAGCGACGACATGACGGCGCGGCAGGTCGTGCACCGGAGGGCACCGACGGCCCGCGCCGTCGCGGTGGACACCGGCGGGATCTGTCTGCGGGTGCCCGACGGCAGTGTCTGGGTCCCCCGTCTCTGCGCGGCGCTGGAGGGCCACGGCATCGCCGTGCACGCCGCTTCCGCGACCCCGCCCACACTCGACGACGTCTTCTTCCACCACACCGGCCGCAGCCTCCACACCGTCCGCCCGCCCGGCCGGGCAGCGGCGGCCGACCCGCCCCCGTTCACCACCGGAACCGGAGCCGGAACCGGAGCCGGAGCCGGGAACGGAACCGGGAACGGGAACGGCGGCGGAGCCGGAGCCGGAGCCGGAGCCGGTAAGGGCGGTGGCCCGGGGAACGACGGCAGTGGCAGCGGAACGATGGCGGAGACCGGCGGCGGACGATGA
- a CDS encoding ABC transporter permease, with the protein MTAPAHPARGGSPGERPTRLRHELRAIHALVHRDLLRLAGQRVHTALTLLHPVLYLLILGGGLASLIPAASLGVGYQTYLFPGMLMMTVQTPAILVGIRLITDRESGYLRELLMAPVSRSTLLLGSCAGGTLVAAAQGAVLLALVGAVGLPYDPLLLGLLLAGMLLTSFTITALALAVAVGLRRAETFHVLLGMVMMPLLFLSGGFFPLDALPGWAQPLAAVNPLAHGVDLLHRCIALRVPEHLAVGGITWGGWRPPALLEAALLLTAGAVALLWAARRFGRPE; encoded by the coding sequence ATGACCGCGCCCGCCCACCCGGCCCGGGGCGGCTCCCCCGGTGAACGGCCGACCCGGCTGCGGCACGAACTGCGCGCGATCCACGCCCTGGTCCACCGCGATCTGCTGCGCCTGGCGGGCCAGCGCGTCCACACCGCGCTGACGCTGCTCCACCCCGTGCTCTACCTCCTCATCCTCGGCGGCGGGCTGGCCTCCCTCATCCCCGCCGCCTCCCTGGGCGTCGGCTACCAGACCTATCTCTTCCCGGGCATGCTGATGATGACGGTGCAGACCCCGGCCATCCTGGTCGGCATCCGTCTGATCACCGACCGGGAGAGCGGCTATCTGCGGGAACTGCTGATGGCCCCGGTCAGCCGCTCCACCCTGCTGCTGGGGAGCTGCGCCGGGGGCACCCTGGTCGCCGCCGCGCAGGGCGCCGTCCTGCTCGCCCTCGTCGGAGCGGTCGGCCTGCCCTACGACCCGCTGCTGCTCGGGCTGCTGCTCGCGGGCATGCTCCTGACCTCGTTCACCATCACCGCCCTGGCCCTGGCCGTGGCCGTGGGCCTGCGCAGGGCCGAGACATTCCATGTACTCCTCGGCATGGTCATGATGCCGCTGCTCTTTCTCTCCGGCGGCTTCTTCCCGCTGGACGCCCTGCCCGGGTGGGCCCAGCCGCTCGCCGCCGTCAATCCGCTCGCCCACGGGGTGGACCTGCTCCACCGCTGCATCGCCCTGCGGGTGCCGGAGCATCTGGCCGTCGGCGGCATCACCTGGGGCGGCTGGCGGCCACCCGCGCTCCTCGAAGCCGCCCTGCTCCTGACCGCCGGTGCGGTGGCGCTGCTGTGGGCGGCCCGGCGCTTCGGCCGCCCGGAGTGA